Proteins co-encoded in one Campylobacteraceae bacterium genomic window:
- a CDS encoding DUF3365 domain-containing protein: MKSDSQILTKIFTPLVIITIVSAILLSLYITNQTKKNIISNSTVYALNTIKQYKMLRQYYTKYVIEKIPPSMNIDYIHKNLNNTLPLPATMLKDLSVLLGQDKNGTQINLYSSYPFPSSENRKLDDFSKRALIKFKDNKQKDIIEITTRNNKKVLRVATPDYMTQNTCVNCHNTREDSPKKDWKLGDIRGILEVIIPINKELELAQSLNIQIIILILFLVNMILLVLYFYFKKNILKPYKHLYDERKKFY, from the coding sequence ATGAAAAGTGATTCCCAAATACTTACTAAAATATTTACGCCTCTTGTTATTATTACAATAGTTTCAGCAATACTACTTTCATTGTATATAACAAATCAAACGAAAAAAAACATTATTAGCAACAGTACTGTTTATGCACTAAATACTATTAAACAATATAAAATGTTAAGGCAATATTATACAAAGTATGTAATAGAAAAAATTCCTCCCTCTATGAATATCGATTATATACATAAAAATTTGAATAATACACTTCCTTTACCAGCAACCATGCTAAAAGATTTAAGTGTCTTGTTAGGTCAAGATAAAAATGGTACTCAGATTAATCTCTATAGTAGTTATCCTTTTCCAAGTTCAGAAAACCGTAAACTGGATGATTTTTCCAAACGTGCTTTGATAAAGTTTAAAGATAATAAACAAAAAGATATTATAGAAATAACTACACGAAATAATAAAAAAGTGCTAAGAGTTGCTACGCCTGATTATATGACACAAAATACCTGCGTTAATTGTCATAATACAAGAGAAGATTCACCTAAAAAAGACTGGAAACTGGGAGATATCAGAGGTATTTTAGAAGTTATTATTCCAATTAATAAAGAATTAGAATTGGCACAAAGTCTAAATATTCAGATAATTATCTTAATTTTGTTTTTAGTAAACATGATTTTATTGGTTTTGTATTTTTATTTTAAAAAGAATATATTAAAACCTTATAAACATTTATACGATGAAAGAAAAAAGTTTTATTAG
- a CDS encoding glycine--tRNA ligase subunit beta, producing the protein MTKPLLIEIGLEELPAIPFLKELPNIEKKWSDILKDKQLSCDFEFYYTPRRLVLWHKSFALKQEDQIIENIGAPLSIAYKDGIAMPAALGFAKKCGVDISEISSIDKGRGDVLYFKKEVEGQTSKDLLNEMINTFIKKLNFGKSMRWGSRKDSFIRPIRSLCLMHDEEVLEAELFGVKSSNTAYPHRMVSYEPFSFNKASDYFDALKQNGVILCAKERKSIILEQMKKIEAKHNLSIDIDKSLLNELVAITEYPTALLGTFDKDFLNLPEEVIITSMKEHQRYFAVFNNDNLSNHFIVVSNSKTNDFSHIIAGNEKVLRPRLADGMFFYKNDLRIGLQNEGLKKLVFVEGLGSMHDKLQREVKIANYLSNAYNIENKEDITKAVLMAKSDLMSEMVCEFTELQGLMGYYYAKAAGQNKDIYTAIKEQYLPDGEDADLPSSVFSSIIALSYKLDNLMGLFSVNKIPTGSKDPFGLRRAASGIVKIVIEHKLSFDLNKLVDTLSPNYEGLNKKQLLDFFNERLFKIFEVNPSVLKAVLGSGEKDIYKISKKLCALNPFVLEGDFKNHVATFKRVANIIKGLDLSKELIINEALLSDKEELTLFDEYSAIVSKEYTCYEEELKALFALKPALDAFFDNVFVNHEDDNIKNNRKNLIALVYLAFRNIADIKEITI; encoded by the coding sequence ATGACAAAACCACTACTGATTGAAATAGGGCTTGAAGAACTTCCTGCTATTCCATTTTTAAAAGAACTTCCAAATATAGAAAAAAAATGGTCTGATATTTTAAAAGACAAACAATTGTCTTGTGATTTTGAATTTTATTATACTCCTAGACGTTTGGTTCTTTGGCACAAATCTTTTGCTTTAAAACAAGAAGACCAGATAATTGAAAATATTGGTGCTCCTCTTAGTATTGCTTATAAAGATGGAATTGCAATGCCTGCTGCTCTTGGTTTTGCAAAAAAATGTGGTGTTGATATAAGTGAAATTTCATCTATTGATAAAGGAAGAGGAGATGTTTTATACTTTAAAAAAGAAGTAGAAGGGCAAACTTCTAAAGATTTATTAAATGAAATGATAAATACTTTTATTAAAAAACTTAACTTTGGAAAATCTATGCGTTGGGGTTCAAGAAAAGATTCTTTTATTAGACCCATTCGATCTTTATGTCTTATGCATGATGAAGAAGTTCTAGAAGCTGAACTATTTGGTGTAAAATCTTCTAATACAGCATATCCTCACAGAATGGTTTCTTACGAGCCTTTTTCTTTTAACAAAGCCAGTGATTATTTTGATGCGTTAAAACAAAATGGTGTTATTTTATGTGCAAAAGAAAGAAAATCGATTATTTTAGAACAAATGAAAAAAATTGAAGCAAAACATAATTTAAGTATTGATATTGATAAAAGTTTATTAAATGAATTGGTGGCTATTACAGAATACCCCACAGCACTTTTAGGGACTTTTGACAAAGACTTCTTAAATCTTCCCGAAGAAGTAATTATAACGTCGATGAAAGAGCATCAACGATATTTTGCTGTTTTTAATAACGACAACCTCTCTAATCATTTTATTGTTGTATCAAACAGTAAAACAAATGATTTTTCTCATATTATTGCAGGAAATGAAAAAGTTCTACGCCCAAGACTTGCTGATGGAATGTTTTTTTACAAAAATGATTTAAGAATAGGGCTTCAAAATGAAGGTCTGAAAAAACTTGTTTTTGTTGAAGGTTTGGGTTCTATGCATGATAAACTTCAAAGAGAAGTAAAAATTGCAAACTATCTATCCAATGCTTATAATATTGAAAACAAAGAAGATATTACAAAAGCAGTACTAATGGCTAAATCAGATTTAATGAGTGAAATGGTTTGTGAGTTTACTGAGCTTCAGGGTTTAATGGGATATTATTATGCCAAAGCAGCAGGGCAGAATAAAGACATTTATACTGCAATAAAAGAACAATATCTTCCTGATGGAGAAGACGCTGATTTACCATCATCAGTATTTTCTTCAATTATTGCCCTTTCATATAAACTGGATAATTTAATGGGCTTATTTTCTGTTAATAAGATTCCTACTGGATCAAAAGATCCTTTTGGGCTTAGACGAGCAGCTTCAGGGATAGTAAAAATTGTAATTGAACACAAACTCTCTTTTGATCTAAACAAGCTTGTTGATACTTTATCTCCTAACTATGAAGGTTTAAATAAAAAACAACTTCTAGATTTTTTTAATGAACGATTATTTAAAATCTTTGAAGTTAATCCGTCTGTTTTAAAAGCAGTTTTAGGAAGCGGCGAAAAAGATATTTATAAAATTTCAAAAAAACTATGTGCTTTAAATCCATTTGTACTCGAAGGTGACTTTAAAAACCATGTAGCTACGTTTAAAAGAGTGGCAAACATAATAAAAGGCCTAGACTTATCTAAAGAACTTATCATCAACGAAGCGTTGTTAAGTGATAAAGAAGAACTTACTTTATTTGATGAATACAGTGCAATTGTATCAAAGGAATATACATGTTATGAAGAAGAGTTAAAAGCCTTATTTGCTTTAAAACCAGCTCTTGATGCATTCTTTGATAATGTATTCGTAAATCACGAAGATGATAATATCAAAAACAACAGAAAAAATCTTATCGCTTTAGTATATCTGGCATTTAGAAATATCGCAGATATTAAAGAAATCACGATATAA
- the rsmG gene encoding 16S rRNA (guanine(527)-N(7))-methyltransferase RsmG, giving the protein MNLKNQCEKINLNFDEKFYENCNKFIQTLQEWGKIHNLSAELETQKIEKNIMDSIYPLSFLDSFESFADIGTGAGYPGLILAMAKPEVKAYLIEPRAKRVAFLNFIKNSLKLANVEIICNRIENVQEIKVDLFTSRAVTNTALLMELTKNLSSENTSFLFYKGSMLKSELENAKIKNYKIYPVNERNYLYIKGQK; this is encoded by the coding sequence ATGAATTTAAAAAATCAATGTGAAAAAATCAATCTTAATTTTGATGAAAAATTTTATGAAAATTGTAATAAATTTATACAGACATTACAAGAATGGGGTAAGATTCACAATTTAAGTGCGGAATTAGAAACGCAAAAAATTGAGAAAAACATTATGGATTCTATTTATCCTTTAAGTTTTTTAGATTCTTTTGAATCTTTTGCCGATATTGGAACAGGAGCTGGTTATCCTGGCTTAATTCTTGCAATGGCAAAACCTGAGGTTAAAGCGTACTTAATTGAACCCAGAGCAAAAAGAGTTGCTTTTCTTAATTTTATAAAAAATTCTTTAAAACTTGCAAATGTTGAAATTATTTGCAACAGAATAGAAAATGTACAAGAGATTAAGGTTGATTTATTTACCTCAAGAGCAGTAACAAATACAGCACTACTAATGGAATTAACAAAAAATTTAAGCTCTGAAAACACTTCCTTTTTATTTTATAAAGGTTCTATGCTCAAGAGTGAGCTTGAAAATGCTAAAATTAAGAATTATAAAATATATCCAGTAAATGAGAGAAATTATTTGTATATAAAAGGACAAAAATGA
- the ribA gene encoding GTP cyclohydrolase II: MNIEKSSFASLPTKFGTFKIKAYKENNQEHLAIMSQDFERLDSPYVRVHSECLTGDTFGSLKCDCQNQLHQALEFISKNGGLIIYHRQEGRNIGLVNKVNAYCLQEQGRNTIEANLELGFDEDERYYLIVEEILKDLNISSIKLITNNPKKIKYMESIGIKIIERIPSITEVNKYNKSYLETKKEKMGHLL, encoded by the coding sequence ATGAACATAGAAAAATCTAGTTTTGCAAGTTTACCAACAAAGTTTGGGACTTTTAAAATTAAAGCATATAAAGAAAATAACCAAGAACACCTGGCGATAATGAGCCAAGATTTTGAACGTCTTGATTCTCCTTATGTAAGGGTTCATTCAGAATGTCTAACAGGAGATACTTTTGGCAGCTTAAAATGCGATTGCCAAAATCAATTGCATCAAGCCTTAGAATTTATTTCTAAAAATGGTGGTCTTATTATCTATCACAGGCAAGAAGGTCGTAATATTGGCTTGGTAAATAAAGTTAACGCTTATTGTTTACAAGAACAAGGTAGAAATACTATTGAAGCTAATCTTGAATTAGGTTTTGATGAAGATGAACGATATTATTTAATTGTGGAAGAAATATTAAAAGATTTAAATATTTCAAGCATTAAACTTATTACAAATAATCCAAAAAAAATAAAATACATGGAATCTATTGGAATAAAAATAATTGAGCGCATTCCATCAATAACAGAAGTAAACAAATACAATAAAAGCTATTTAGAGACTAAAAAAGAAAAAATGGGTCATCTTTTATAA
- the hemB gene encoding porphobilinogen synthase: MFKRFRRLRINETLRNMVSETSLSTQDFIYPLFVVEGKNIKNEVSSMPGVFQMSLDSILKECEELVEMGLNSIILFAIPTLKDSIGSECLDENSLISRSVQAIKKDFPNMFIVSDLCFCEYTDHGHCGIIDPKTNTVHNDKTLEISAQQALVHARAGVDMIAPSGMMDGIIKTLRKVLDDNGFENLPIMAYSSKFASGYYGPFGDVAQSAPSYGDRKTYQMNPGNRLEAIEESLADEAEGADILMVKPALSFLDIIRDIRNRSNLPLAAYNVSGEYAMLKHAGNAGLIDYERVMMETLISFKRAGADIIISYHAKEACLLLKGK, translated from the coding sequence ATGTTTAAAAGATTTCGTAGACTTAGAATTAATGAAACTTTAAGAAATATGGTAAGTGAAACAAGCTTAAGTACGCAAGACTTTATCTATCCATTATTTGTAGTTGAAGGTAAAAATATTAAAAATGAAGTAAGCTCAATGCCTGGTGTTTTCCAAATGAGTTTAGATTCGATTTTAAAAGAGTGTGAAGAATTAGTTGAGATGGGATTAAACTCCATTATTTTATTTGCAATACCTACCCTTAAAGACTCAATAGGAAGTGAATGTTTGGATGAAAATAGTTTAATTTCAAGAAGTGTACAAGCTATTAAAAAAGATTTCCCCAATATGTTTATTGTGAGTGATTTATGTTTTTGTGAGTATACAGATCATGGTCATTGTGGTATCATTGATCCCAAAACAAATACAGTACACAATGATAAAACACTGGAGATATCTGCTCAACAGGCTTTAGTTCATGCAAGAGCAGGTGTTGATATGATTGCTCCTTCTGGAATGATGGATGGGATTATTAAAACCTTAAGAAAAGTTCTGGATGACAATGGTTTTGAAAACCTTCCTATTATGGCGTACTCAAGTAAATTCGCTTCTGGTTATTATGGGCCTTTTGGGGATGTTGCACAAAGTGCTCCTTCTTATGGCGACAGGAAAACGTACCAAATGAATCCAGGAAACCGCCTAGAAGCTATTGAAGAATCTTTGGCTGATGAAGCAGAAGGGGCTGATATCTTAATGGTTAAACCTGCCCTTTCTTTTCTAGATATTATTAGAGATATAAGAAATAGAAGTAATTTACCCTTAGCTGCTTACAATGTTTCAGGCGAATATGCTATGCTAAAACATGCAGGGAATGCTGGGTTAATTGATTATGAGCGTGTGATGATGGAAACACTAATTTCTTTTAAAAGAGCCGGAGCTGATATTATTATTTCTTATCATGCAAAAGAAGCGTGTTTGCTTTTAAAAGGTAAATAA
- a CDS encoding HD domain-containing protein: protein MEDKKKFKIIIADDEKDVHLLTRSVLKKFEYKNKKLEIISTYSGAETIEVLKKNSDVVLILLDVIMETDDAGLEVSRKIRNELKNNVIQIILRTGQASDIPPYKVVKDYEINDYKEKAELTSEKLKIALTTAIRTYENLQELKVANEKIVLLIDEIEETQKEVVFRLGSVAETRSQETGMHVKRVAEYSKLFALYYGLEEKEAEILKQASPMHDIGKIGIPDNILNKAGKLTPAEFVIMKKHASIGYDMLKGSNKSILKVAAIVANEHHEKYDGSGYPRALKGEDIHIYGRITAIADVFDALGSQRCYKDAWPDEKIFNLFKEQRAKHFDPRLVDIFFAKLSEFLKIRNTFKD from the coding sequence ATGGAAGACAAAAAAAAATTTAAAATAATTATTGCAGATGATGAAAAAGATGTTCATTTATTAACAAGAAGTGTATTGAAAAAATTCGAATATAAGAACAAAAAATTAGAAATTATTAGTACCTACAGTGGTGCAGAAACTATTGAGGTTCTTAAAAAAAACTCTGATGTTGTTTTGATTTTACTTGATGTTATTATGGAAACAGATGATGCAGGACTAGAAGTTAGCAGAAAAATTAGAAATGAGTTAAAAAATAATGTAATACAAATAATTTTACGAACAGGGCAGGCATCAGATATTCCGCCTTATAAAGTAGTAAAAGATTATGAAATTAATGATTATAAAGAAAAAGCCGAATTAACGTCTGAAAAATTAAAGATAGCACTAACTACTGCTATTCGTACTTATGAGAACTTGCAAGAACTTAAAGTTGCTAATGAAAAAATTGTTTTACTTATTGATGAAATCGAGGAGACTCAAAAAGAGGTTGTATTTAGATTGGGTTCTGTTGCAGAAACCAGAAGCCAAGAAACAGGAATGCATGTAAAGAGGGTGGCTGAGTATTCAAAACTTTTCGCATTATATTATGGATTAGAAGAAAAAGAAGCAGAGATACTAAAACAAGCAAGTCCTATGCATGATATTGGAAAAATAGGGATTCCCGATAATATTTTAAATAAAGCAGGAAAACTAACTCCTGCTGAATTTGTAATTATGAAAAAACATGCAAGTATAGGTTATGATATGCTTAAAGGCTCTAATAAATCAATATTAAAAGTGGCTGCCATTGTTGCAAATGAACATCATGAAAAGTATGACGGTTCAGGATATCCAAGAGCATTAAAAGGTGAAGACATACATATTTATGGAAGAATAACAGCAATTGCAGATGTATTTGATGCTTTAGGAAGCCAGAGGTGTTATAAAGATGCTTGGCCCGATGAAAAAATATTTAATCTTTTTAAAGAACAAAGAGCAAAACATTTCGATCCCAGACTAGTGGATATCTTTTTTGCTAAATTATCAGAATTTTTAAAAATACGAAATACTTTTAAAGATTAA
- a CDS encoding transporter substrate-binding domain-containing protein, whose product MKFIFCFLCFINILFASSPVIKIAITKNMIPYSFIDENNKAKGILVDYWKLWASKTQQKIEFVPLTWPETLEAIKKGKVDIHSGLFMNEERKEYIKFIKPIYQTTSQIFIKVNKIKEIINIDALDNKRLGLISNSYFETYIKKNFPKIKIKTFISNDTLIDSFFKEEVDAIIDDSLIIWSHMVKRYKHNEVISLEDFAVNKWFYAAIKNDKKNINLENQINYGMSLISKKDLINIQNKWAIDKGLSFYKRKEKNFTKEELNYIKNSPALTLGLDDWGDMMHSSDGIKLEGFSGEIILKVFEISGLRYKIVKDDWNILLKKFKNKKIDILPATYFTKERSSFGLYSKKYMSLKDFIYVKFDNQNIKKLSDLNHKKLAIVKGYGNIRYVKEKFPNIKIIETNNLEDSISKVLNAEVDAFFELQFAAEAKIRELSLPLLKGIYQNDIKANDLHVFSRKDDLLLQKIIQKSLNAIPKKVMDKITKKWLNPKEKQELNIAFGKGREPYSIDKSYLKGIEYDLINEILKKSRISIKNITNLSYDKLQNALSNDTSLDIAVTVKEKDDGYYYSDDFINFENIAVSRVKDNITLNTISDLKNKNIIAFKEAYKYLGEKYFSLFNLETRTKSYKEYEYQAKQVKDFLDKKTDVIIIDKNIFLWHLKRLSDDSINKYKIEAIFPNKNAYKVAFKDEYIKNIFNKNLKILKDNGELKDIFFNYIHRDIEAKVKINSLISTLVSRFIFTNERNKIDNILKQLLKLEYIKKLEVFNNKKILLSSTSKETLKNYALQDSHYQVSNIPRKVGYIKVYFDEEKLIKHSKREQLIPRIDFFKGLDSYSYIKKVYKRFNYLNKEIIFSKKEQLFMKNNPIIRFSESDWSPLSVIEGKEFDGILNDYMKILNNKTNIHFSYVKTKKWSDVLRKFKNNEIDFIPGVANTKIIKNMGLVSNSFIAFNFAIVSNENASFISGLEALNGKILALPKGFTSNILIRSNYPGIKVIDTKTIKEALSMVSQGNADAFVGHEAVTVYNIKKYYKNLKIVGLSKEEFSHHMLIKKSHPELLSIINKVIATISQKEKDEINEKWIKTKINTAVDYSIIYTIIAVFLLILLIILYFTKKLSLAKNSTEITNEKLNENIIELNSTKDALEDSNHELQVSLENLKKTQDKLVESEKMASLGGLVAGVAHEINTPIGIGLTGSSHFLELTQDIIRKFDNEDMTRSDFQEYTQNSLELANLIFSNLKRTNHLIKSFKQISVDQTSEEKRKFELKNYINEILISINSVIKKTKIKVIVNAENKIYLNSYPGAISQIITNLIFNSINHAYEDNEIGIITIDLKNENEKTIIVYKDDGKGIKKENLSKIFDPFFTTNRNKGGTGLGLNIIYNIITSQLKGSISCDSIENIGVKFIIKI is encoded by the coding sequence ATGAAATTTATATTTTGTTTTTTATGTTTTATCAATATTCTTTTTGCTTCTTCTCCTGTAATAAAAATAGCAATTACTAAAAATATGATTCCTTATTCTTTTATTGATGAAAACAATAAAGCCAAAGGTATTTTGGTTGATTATTGGAAACTTTGGGCCTCTAAAACACAGCAGAAAATAGAATTTGTTCCTTTGACTTGGCCGGAAACACTTGAAGCGATAAAAAAAGGTAAGGTAGATATTCATTCTGGCTTATTTATGAATGAAGAAAGAAAAGAATATATAAAATTTATAAAACCTATTTATCAAACTACCTCACAAATATTTATAAAAGTTAATAAAATAAAAGAAATTATAAATATTGATGCTTTGGATAATAAACGCTTGGGTTTAATATCTAATTCTTATTTCGAAACGTATATTAAAAAAAACTTCCCTAAAATAAAAATTAAGACCTTTATCTCTAATGATACACTAATAGATTCATTTTTTAAAGAAGAAGTGGATGCAATAATTGATGACAGTTTAATCATATGGTCTCATATGGTAAAAAGATATAAACACAATGAAGTGATATCTTTGGAGGATTTTGCTGTTAACAAGTGGTTTTATGCTGCTATAAAAAACGATAAAAAGAATATAAATCTTGAGAATCAAATCAATTATGGAATGAGTTTAATTTCAAAAAAAGACTTAATAAACATTCAAAACAAGTGGGCAATTGATAAGGGTTTAAGTTTTTATAAAAGAAAAGAAAAAAATTTTACAAAAGAAGAATTAAATTACATTAAAAATTCTCCTGCTTTAACTCTAGGTCTTGATGACTGGGGAGATATGATGCATTCCAGCGACGGTATTAAACTAGAAGGCTTTTCAGGAGAAATTATTCTAAAAGTATTTGAAATATCTGGTTTAAGATATAAAATTGTAAAAGATGATTGGAATATTTTATTAAAAAAGTTTAAAAATAAAAAAATTGATATTTTACCTGCAACATATTTTACTAAAGAGAGAAGTTCTTTTGGTTTATACAGTAAAAAATATATGTCTTTAAAAGATTTTATTTACGTAAAGTTTGACAATCAAAATATAAAAAAACTATCTGATCTAAACCATAAAAAACTAGCAATCGTAAAAGGTTATGGAAATATAAGATACGTAAAAGAAAAATTCCCTAATATCAAAATTATTGAAACGAATAACCTAGAAGATTCTATTTCAAAAGTATTAAATGCAGAAGTTGATGCTTTTTTTGAATTACAATTTGCAGCGGAGGCAAAGATAAGAGAATTATCTTTGCCTCTATTAAAAGGTATATATCAAAATGATATAAAAGCCAATGATTTACATGTTTTTTCTAGAAAAGATGATTTACTTTTACAAAAGATTATACAAAAATCACTCAATGCCATTCCTAAAAAAGTGATGGATAAAATCACTAAAAAATGGTTAAATCCTAAAGAAAAACAAGAGCTTAATATAGCTTTTGGTAAAGGAAGAGAGCCTTATTCAATAGATAAATCTTATTTAAAAGGTATTGAATATGATTTAATCAATGAAATATTAAAAAAGAGTAGAATTTCTATTAAAAATATAACAAATTTATCTTATGATAAATTACAAAATGCTTTAAGTAACGATACAAGCTTGGATATAGCAGTAACAGTTAAAGAAAAAGATGATGGGTACTATTATTCAGATGATTTCATAAATTTTGAAAATATAGCAGTATCAAGAGTTAAAGATAATATCACTCTTAATACTATTAGTGATTTAAAAAATAAAAATATAATCGCATTTAAAGAGGCATATAAATACTTAGGTGAAAAATACTTTTCATTGTTTAATTTAGAAACAAGAACAAAATCATACAAAGAGTATGAATATCAAGCAAAACAAGTAAAAGATTTTTTAGACAAAAAAACTGACGTCATAATTATAGATAAAAATATATTTTTATGGCATTTAAAAAGATTAAGCGATGATAGTATCAATAAATACAAAATTGAAGCTATCTTTCCTAATAAAAACGCGTATAAAGTAGCATTTAAAGATGAATATATTAAAAATATATTCAATAAAAATCTTAAAATCTTGAAAGATAATGGAGAACTTAAAGATATTTTCTTTAATTATATACACAGAGACATAGAAGCAAAAGTAAAAATTAATTCTCTGATTTCTACTCTTGTCTCAAGGTTTATTTTTACAAATGAAAGAAATAAAATAGATAATATTCTTAAACAATTATTGAAACTAGAATATATTAAAAAATTAGAAGTTTTTAATAATAAGAAAATTTTGTTATCCTCCACTTCAAAAGAAACATTGAAAAATTATGCACTTCAGGACAGTCATTATCAAGTATCAAATATACCGAGAAAAGTTGGTTATATTAAAGTATATTTTGATGAAGAAAAATTAATTAAACACTCTAAAAGAGAACAGTTAATTCCTCGAATAGATTTTTTTAAAGGTTTAGACAGTTATTCTTATATAAAAAAAGTATACAAGCGTTTTAACTATTTAAATAAGGAAATTATTTTCTCTAAAAAAGAACAATTATTTATGAAAAACAATCCTATAATACGTTTTTCTGAAAGTGATTGGTCTCCTTTATCTGTCATTGAAGGAAAAGAATTTGATGGAATTTTAAATGATTATATGAAAATATTAAATAATAAAACAAATATACATTTTTCTTATGTTAAAACAAAAAAATGGTCAGATGTTTTAAGAAAATTCAAAAATAATGAAATAGATTTTATTCCCGGGGTTGCAAATACAAAAATAATTAAGAATATGGGTTTAGTATCCAATAGTTTTATTGCCTTTAATTTTGCAATAGTTAGTAATGAAAATGCTTCTTTTATAAGTGGCCTTGAGGCCTTGAATGGGAAAATACTTGCTTTACCAAAAGGTTTTACCTCTAATATTCTTATACGATCAAACTATCCTGGAATAAAAGTAATAGATACAAAAACTATAAAAGAAGCCTTATCAATGGTTTCACAAGGAAATGCAGATGCTTTTGTAGGTCATGAAGCAGTGACAGTATATAATATCAAAAAATATTATAAAAATTTAAAAATTGTTGGACTTTCGAAAGAAGAATTTTCTCATCATATGTTAATCAAAAAATCACATCCCGAGCTTTTATCTATAATAAATAAAGTCATTGCAACAATTAGCCAAAAAGAAAAAGACGAGATAAATGAGAAGTGGATAAAAACAAAAATAAATACAGCTGTAGATTATTCAATAATTTATACAATAATTGCTGTTTTTTTACTTATACTACTTATTATCTTATACTTTACAAAAAAATTATCTTTAGCAAAGAACTCAACAGAAATAACAAATGAAAAATTAAATGAAAATATTATAGAATTAAATTCTACGAAAGATGCATTAGAAGATTCAAACCATGAATTACAAGTTTCCTTAGAAAATCTAAAAAAAACTCAAGATAAATTAGTAGAATCTGAAAAAATGGCAAGTTTAGGTGGATTAGTTGCTGGAGTAGCCCATGAAATTAATACTCCTATAGGTATTGGACTTACAGGATCAAGCCATTTTTTAGAGCTAACGCAAGATATTATAAGAAAATTTGATAATGAAGATATGACTAGAAGTGATTTTCAAGAGTATACGCAAAATTCTCTTGAACTAGCAAATTTGATATTCTCGAATTTGAAGAGAACAAACCATCTTATAAAAAGTTTCAAACAAATATCAGTAGATCAAACAAGCGAAGAAAAACGAAAATTTGAACTTAAAAATTATATTAATGAAATTTTAATAAGTATAAATTCTGTGATTAAAAAAACAAAAATAAAAGTCATAGTCAACGCAGAAAACAAAATATATTTAAATTCTTATCCTGGAGCTATTTCTCAAATTATTACAAATCTGATTTTTAACTCCATAAATCATGCTTATGAAGATAATGAAATTGGAATTATTACAATAGATTTAAAAAATGAGAATGAAAAAACAATTATTGTTTACAAAGACGATGGAAAAGGTATAAAAAAAGAAAATTTGAGCAAAATATTTGATCCTTTTTTTACTACAAATAGAAATAAGGGTGGAACAGGACTGGGACTAAATATTATATACAATATTATTACCAGCCAATTAAAGGGTAGTATTTCTTGCGATAGTATTGAAAACATAGGTGTAAAATTTATTATAAAAATTTAA